The Deinococcus detaillensis genome has a window encoding:
- a CDS encoding RidA family protein, producing MALNDLQPLEPQGMYRPASYAHAMRAGRTLYVAGQVGRDEAGQLVAPNDVQGQAEQVFRNLEMVLQAAGLSFEHIVKITTYLTHPADASVVAERRIRALGDHRPPHTGLIVAGLGAPEVRVEVEVIAFFPE from the coding sequence GCGCTGAATGATCTTCAGCCGCTGGAGCCGCAGGGCATGTACCGCCCGGCCAGCTACGCCCACGCCATGCGGGCTGGGCGCACCCTCTACGTCGCGGGCCAAGTGGGCCGCGACGAGGCCGGACAACTAGTAGCCCCGAATGACGTCCAGGGCCAGGCCGAGCAGGTCTTCAGGAATCTGGAAATGGTCCTTCAAGCCGCTGGTCTCAGCTTTGAGCATATTGTCAAAATTACCACCTACCTGACCCACCCCGCCGACGCCTCGGTGGTGGCTGAGCGGCGAATCCGCGCTCTGGGTGACCACCGCCCGCCACACACCGGACTGATCGTGGCGGGGTTGGGTGCTCCCGAAGTGCGCGTCGAAGTGGAGGTGATCGCGTTTTTCCCAGAATGA